The following are encoded together in the Ovis aries strain OAR_USU_Benz2616 breed Rambouillet chromosome X, ARS-UI_Ramb_v3.0, whole genome shotgun sequence genome:
- the PABPC5 gene encoding polyadenylate-binding protein 5, with protein MGSGEPNPAGKKKKYLKAALYVGDLDPDVTEDMLYKKFRPAGPLRFTRICRDPVTRSPLGYGYVNFRFPADAEWALNTMNFDLINGKPFRLMWSQPDDRLRKSGIGNIFIKNLDKSIDNRALFYLFSAFGSILSCKVVCDDNGSKGYAYVHFDSLAAANRAIWHMNGVRLNNRQVYVGRFKFPEERAAEVRTRDRATFTNVFVKNFGDDMDDDKLKELFSEYGPTESVKVIRDASGKSKGFGFVRYETHEAAQKAVLDLHGKSIDGKVLYVGRAQKKIERLAELRRRFERLRLKEKTRPPGVPIYIKNLDETIDDEKLKEEFSSFGSISRAKVMVEVEQGKGFGVVCFSSFEEATKAVDEMNGRIVGSKPLQVTLGQARRRW; from the coding sequence ATGGGGAGTGGGGAGCCTAATCCTGCtggcaagaaaaagaagtacCTCAAGGCTGCCCTGTATGTGGGTGACTTGGACCCAGATGTTACCGAGGACATGTTATATAAAAAGTTCAGGCCTGCTGGACCTCTGCGCTTCACCCGAATCTGCCGTGACCCAGTGACCCGCAGCCCCCTGGGCTATGGCTACGTTAACTTCCGCTTTCCTGCGGATGCTGAGTGGGCACTGAACACGATGAATTTTGATTTGATTAATGGCAAACCATTCCGTCTAATGTGGTCTCAGCCAGATGACCGCTTAAGAAAGTCTGGAATTGGAAATATATTCATCAAAAACCTGGACAAATCCATTGACAACAGGGCCcttttttatctgttttcagCTTTTGGGAGCATTCTCTCCTGCAAAGTCGTATGCGATGACAATGGCTCTAAGGGTTATGCCTATGTGCACTTTGACAGCCTGGCCGCTGCCAATAGGGCCATCTGGCACATGAACGGAGTGCGGCTCAACAACCGCCAGGTGTACGTCGGCCGATTCAAATTTCCGGAAGAGAGGGCTGCTGAAGTTAGAACTAGggacagagcgactttcactaatgTTTTCGTTAAAAACTTTGGAGATGACATGGATGACGACAAACTGAAGGAACTTTTCAGTGAGTATGGGCCAACTGAGAGTGTTAAGGTAATAAGAGATGCCAGTGGGAAATCAAAAGGCTTTGGATTTGTGAGATATGAGACACATGAGGCTGCCCAAAAGGCTGTGTTAGATCTGCATGGAAAGTCTATCGATGGGAAAGTGCTCTATGTAGGGCGAGCACAGAAGAAAATTGAACGTCTTGCTGAGTTAAGGAGAAGATTTGAGCGGctgagattaaaagaaaaaactcgGCCTCCGGGGGTGCCTATCTATATTAAGAACCTGGACGAGACCATTgatgatgaaaaactgaaggaggaattttcttcctttggatCAATTAGTCGGGCCAAAGTGATGGTGGAGGTGGAGCAAGGCAAAGGGTTTGGTGTtgtctgcttctcctcttttGAAGAGGCTACCAAAGCAGTAGATGAGATGAATGGTCGCATAGTGGGCTCCAAGCCCCTGCAAGTCACTCTGGGCCAGGCCAGGCGCAGGTGGTGA